A window from Bosea sp. ANAM02 encodes these proteins:
- the phbB gene encoding acetoacetyl-CoA reductase, which produces MAKVALVTGGSRGIGEAISKGLKAAGYSVAASYAGNDEAAARFTAETGIKTYKWDVSDYDSCVAGIAKVEADLGPVDILVNNAGITRDGMFHKMTKDQWNAVIGTNLNSLFNMTRPVWEGMRARKFGRVICISSINGQKGQMGQVNYSAAKAGDIGFVKALAQEGARAGITVNAICPGYIATEMVRAIDPAVIEKSILPHIPVGRLGEPEEIARAVVFLASDDAGFITGSTLSANGGQYMA; this is translated from the coding sequence ATGGCGAAGGTGGCATTGGTTACGGGGGGCTCGCGCGGCATCGGCGAGGCGATCTCGAAAGGTCTGAAGGCGGCCGGCTACAGCGTCGCCGCGAGCTATGCCGGCAATGACGAGGCTGCGGCCAGGTTCACCGCCGAGACCGGCATCAAGACCTATAAATGGGACGTCTCGGACTATGATTCCTGCGTCGCCGGCATCGCCAAGGTCGAGGCCGATCTCGGCCCGGTCGACATCCTGGTCAACAATGCCGGCATCACCCGCGACGGCATGTTCCACAAGATGACCAAGGATCAGTGGAACGCCGTGATCGGCACCAACCTGAACTCGCTGTTCAACATGACCCGTCCGGTCTGGGAAGGCATGCGCGCCCGCAAGTTCGGCCGCGTCATCTGCATCTCCTCGATCAACGGCCAGAAGGGCCAGATGGGTCAGGTGAACTATTCCGCCGCCAAGGCCGGCGATATCGGCTTCGTCAAGGCGCTGGCCCAGGAAGGCGCGCGCGCCGGCATCACCGTGAACGCGATCTGCCCCGGCTATATCGCGACCGAGATGGTGCGGGCGATCGACCCGGCCGTGATCGAGAAGTCGATCCTGCCGCATATCCCGGTCGGCCGCCTCGGCGAGCCCGAGGAGATCGCGCGCGCCGTGGTCTTCCTCGCCAGCGACGATGCCGGCTTCATCACCGGCTCGACCCTCTCCGCCAATGGCGGCCAGTACATGGCCTGA